In one Fundulus heteroclitus isolate FHET01 chromosome 3, MU-UCD_Fhet_4.1, whole genome shotgun sequence genomic region, the following are encoded:
- the pi4kb gene encoding phosphatidylinositol 4-kinase beta isoform X1 — protein MEDTQEDVSSDQNSPSLSVSSSPSQSLPSTPSSSCGPPPPATPPLGVISEGVSELSLVIDAEVAHRACQEVLQKVKLRQVDADPAQRQNGPGSGHAPPVKPPQIREEDGGPGGPAPGSVKSARRRQRHNPSKQSWLLRLFESKLFDVSMAISYLHSSKEPGVQAYIGNRLFSFPHDDVDFYLPQLLNMYINMDEDVGDAIKPYVVHRCRQSISFSLQCAWLLGAYSSDMHISAQRHSRGTKLRKLILSDELKPSGPRARREPTLTPFCPAASPGGPAAEHGLSPSKRTHQRSKSDATVSISLSSNLKRTASNPKVESSQDEDSGSSSDSLELDSGPPVRLAPQREFMKSLMGIGKRLATLPTKEQKTQRLISELSLLNHKLPARVWLPTAAFDHHVVRVPHTQAVVLNSKDKAPYLIYVEVLECDNFETSSVPMRIPENRIRSTRSVENLPDCGLMLEQRAGSLSVVPNYDNDDEAWSVDDIGELQVELPDGHTNSCDNISQFSVDSITSLDSKEPVFIAAGDIRRRLSEQLAQAPTTFRRDPEDPSAVALKEPWEEKVRRIREGSPYGHLPNWRLLSVIVKCGDDLRQELLAFQVLQQLKSIWEQERVPLWIKPYKILVLSADSGMIEPVVNAVSIHQVKKQSQLSLLDYFLQEHGAQTTEEFLTAQRNFVQSCAGYSLICYLLQVKDRHNGNILLDAEGHIIHIDFGFILSSSPRNLGFETSAFKLTAEFVDVMGGPDGDMFNYYKMLMLQGLIAARKHMDRVLHIVEIMQQGSQLPCFHGSSTMRGLKERFHMSLTEEQLQLLVDQLVDGSMRSLTTKLYDGFQYLTNGIM, from the exons ATGGAGGACACACAGGAAGACGTGTCCTCGGACCAGAACAGCCCCTCCCTCTCCGTCAGCTCCTCCCCCTCCCAGTCCCTCCCCtccaccccctcctcctcctgcggACCCCCCCCGCCCGCCACGCCCCCCCTGGGCGTCATCAGCGAGGGCGTCAGCGAGCTGAGCCTGGTCATCGACGCCGAGGTGGCCCATCGGGCGTGTCAGGAAGTGCTGCAGAAGGTGAAGCTGCGGCAGGTGGACGCCGACCCCGCCCAGCGGCAGAACGGGCCGGGCTCAGGCCACGCCCCCCCCGTCAAACCGCCGCAGATCCGGGAGGAGGACGGCGGCCCGGGGGGGCCTGCGCCGGGGTCGGTGAAGAGCGCCCGGCGGCGGCAGAGACACAACCCCTCCAAGCAGTCGTGGCTGCTGCGCCTGTTCGAGTCCAAGCTGTTTGACGTTTCCATGGCGATCTCCTACCTGCACAGCTCCAAGGAGCCCGGCGTGCAGGCCTACATCGGCAACCGCCTCTTCAGCTTCCCCCACGACGACGTGGACTTCTACCTGCCCCAGCTTCTCAACATGTACATCAACATGGACGAGGACGTCGGCGACGCCATCAAGCCCTACGTG GTGCACCGCTGCAGGCAGAGCATCTCCTTCAGCCTGCAGTGCGCCTGGCTGCTGGGAGCGTACTCCTCCGACATGCACATCTCCGCGCAGCGCCACTCCAGAGGAACCAAACTCAGGAAGCTCATCCTGTCAGACGAACTCAAACCCTCGGGGCCCCGGGCCCGCCGGGAGCCGACTCTGACCCCGTTCTGCCCGGCGGCGTCCCCCGGGGGCCCGGCGGCCGAACACGGCCTGTCTCCGTCCAAACGGACCCACCAGCGCTCCAAATCTGACGCCACGGTCAGCATCAGTCTGAGCAGCAACCTGAAGAGGACGGCTAGCAACCCAAAGGTGGAGAGCAGTCAGGACGAG GACAGCGGCTCCAGCTCCGACAGTCTGGAGTTGGATTCTGGTCCC CCGGTGCGCCTGGCTCCTCAGCGGGAGTTCATGAAGTCTCTGATGGGGATCGGGAAGCGTCTGGCCACGCTGCCCACCAAGGAGCAGAAGACCCAGCGTCTGATCTCCGAGCTGTCGCTGCTCAACCACAAGCTGCCGGCGCGGGTGTGGCTGCCCACCGCCGCCTTCGACCACCACGTGGTGCGCGTGCCGCACACGCAGGCCGTGGTGCTCAACTCCAAAGACAAG GCTCCCTACCTGATCTACGTGGAGGTTCTGGAGTGCGACAACTTCGAGACGTCCAGCGTTCCCATGCGGATCCCGGAGAACCGCATCAGAAGCACGCGTTCTGTGGAGAACCTGCCCGACTGCGGCCTGATGCTGGAGCAGCGAGCCGGGAGCCTCTCTGTCGTCCCCAACTACGACAACGACGACGAAGCCTGGTCTGTGGACGACATCGGAGAGCTGCAGGTGGAG ctcCCAGACGGCCACACCAACAGCTGCGACAACATCAGCCAGTTCTCGGTGGACAGCATCACCAGCCTGGACAGCAAGGAGCCCGTCTTCATCGCTGCTGGAGACATCAG GCGCCGCCTGTCGGAGCAGCTGGCTCAGGCCCCCACCACCTTCAGACGGGACCCGGAGGACCCGTCGGCCGTGGCGCTGAAGGAGCCCTGGGAGGAGAAGGTCAG GAGGATCAGGGAAGGCTCTCCTTACGGTCACCTCCCAAACTGGAGGCTGCTGTCGGTCATCGTCAAGTGTGGAGATGACCTGAGGCAGGAGCTGCTGGCCTTCCAGGTGCTGCAGCAGCTCAAG TCCATCTGGGAGCAGGAGCGCGTGCCGCTCTGGATCAAGCCCTATAAGATCCTGGTTCTGTCTGCGGACAGCGGCATGATCGAGCCGGTGGTGAACGCCGTGTCCATCCACCAGGTGAAGAAGCAAAGCCAGCTGTCTCTGCTCGACTACTTCCTGCAGGAACACGGCGCTCAGACCACCGAGGAGTTCCTCACCGCCCAGAGGAACTTTGTCCAGAGCTGCGCCGGCTACAGTCTCATCTGCTACCTGCTGCAGGTCAAAGACAG GCACAACGGGAACATCCTGCTGGACGCCGAAGGACACATCATCCACATCGACTTCGGCTTCATCCTGTCCAGCTCTCCCAGGAACCTCGGCTTCGAGACGTCCGCCTTCAAGCTCACCGCCGAGTTTGTGGAT GTGATGGGGGGTCCAGATGGAGACATGTTTAACTACTACAAGATGCTGATGCTGCAGGGTCTGATCGCAGCCAGGAAGCACATGGACCGAGTGCTGCACATAGTGGAGATCATGCAGCAAG GCTCCCAGCTGCCCTGCTTCCACGGCTCCAGCACCATGCGAGGCCTGAAGGAGCGTTTCCACATGAGTCTCACAgaggagcagctgcagctgctggtagATCAGCTGGTGGACGGATCGATGCGGTCCCTCACCACCAAACTGTACGACGGCTTCCAGTATCTCACCAACGGCATCATGTGA
- the pi4kb gene encoding phosphatidylinositol 4-kinase beta isoform X2 — MEDTQEDVSSDQNSPSLSVSSSPSQSLPSTPSSSCGPPPPATPPLGVISEGVSELSLVIDAEVAHRACQEVLQKVKLRQVDADPAQRQNGPGSGHAPPVKPPQIREEDGGPGGPAPGSVKSARRRQRHNPSKQSWLLRLFESKLFDVSMAISYLHSSKEPGVQAYIGNRLFSFPHDDVDFYLPQLLNMYINMDEDVGDAIKPYVVHRCRQSISFSLQCAWLLGAYSSDMHISAQRHSRGTKLRKLILSDELKPSGPRARREPTLTPFCPAASPGGPAAEHGLSPSKRTHQRSKSDATVSISLSSNLKRTASNPKVESSQDEPVRLAPQREFMKSLMGIGKRLATLPTKEQKTQRLISELSLLNHKLPARVWLPTAAFDHHVVRVPHTQAVVLNSKDKAPYLIYVEVLECDNFETSSVPMRIPENRIRSTRSVENLPDCGLMLEQRAGSLSVVPNYDNDDEAWSVDDIGELQVELPDGHTNSCDNISQFSVDSITSLDSKEPVFIAAGDIRRRLSEQLAQAPTTFRRDPEDPSAVALKEPWEEKVRRIREGSPYGHLPNWRLLSVIVKCGDDLRQELLAFQVLQQLKSIWEQERVPLWIKPYKILVLSADSGMIEPVVNAVSIHQVKKQSQLSLLDYFLQEHGAQTTEEFLTAQRNFVQSCAGYSLICYLLQVKDRHNGNILLDAEGHIIHIDFGFILSSSPRNLGFETSAFKLTAEFVDVMGGPDGDMFNYYKMLMLQGLIAARKHMDRVLHIVEIMQQGSQLPCFHGSSTMRGLKERFHMSLTEEQLQLLVDQLVDGSMRSLTTKLYDGFQYLTNGIM, encoded by the exons ATGGAGGACACACAGGAAGACGTGTCCTCGGACCAGAACAGCCCCTCCCTCTCCGTCAGCTCCTCCCCCTCCCAGTCCCTCCCCtccaccccctcctcctcctgcggACCCCCCCCGCCCGCCACGCCCCCCCTGGGCGTCATCAGCGAGGGCGTCAGCGAGCTGAGCCTGGTCATCGACGCCGAGGTGGCCCATCGGGCGTGTCAGGAAGTGCTGCAGAAGGTGAAGCTGCGGCAGGTGGACGCCGACCCCGCCCAGCGGCAGAACGGGCCGGGCTCAGGCCACGCCCCCCCCGTCAAACCGCCGCAGATCCGGGAGGAGGACGGCGGCCCGGGGGGGCCTGCGCCGGGGTCGGTGAAGAGCGCCCGGCGGCGGCAGAGACACAACCCCTCCAAGCAGTCGTGGCTGCTGCGCCTGTTCGAGTCCAAGCTGTTTGACGTTTCCATGGCGATCTCCTACCTGCACAGCTCCAAGGAGCCCGGCGTGCAGGCCTACATCGGCAACCGCCTCTTCAGCTTCCCCCACGACGACGTGGACTTCTACCTGCCCCAGCTTCTCAACATGTACATCAACATGGACGAGGACGTCGGCGACGCCATCAAGCCCTACGTG GTGCACCGCTGCAGGCAGAGCATCTCCTTCAGCCTGCAGTGCGCCTGGCTGCTGGGAGCGTACTCCTCCGACATGCACATCTCCGCGCAGCGCCACTCCAGAGGAACCAAACTCAGGAAGCTCATCCTGTCAGACGAACTCAAACCCTCGGGGCCCCGGGCCCGCCGGGAGCCGACTCTGACCCCGTTCTGCCCGGCGGCGTCCCCCGGGGGCCCGGCGGCCGAACACGGCCTGTCTCCGTCCAAACGGACCCACCAGCGCTCCAAATCTGACGCCACGGTCAGCATCAGTCTGAGCAGCAACCTGAAGAGGACGGCTAGCAACCCAAAGGTGGAGAGCAGTCAGGACGAG CCGGTGCGCCTGGCTCCTCAGCGGGAGTTCATGAAGTCTCTGATGGGGATCGGGAAGCGTCTGGCCACGCTGCCCACCAAGGAGCAGAAGACCCAGCGTCTGATCTCCGAGCTGTCGCTGCTCAACCACAAGCTGCCGGCGCGGGTGTGGCTGCCCACCGCCGCCTTCGACCACCACGTGGTGCGCGTGCCGCACACGCAGGCCGTGGTGCTCAACTCCAAAGACAAG GCTCCCTACCTGATCTACGTGGAGGTTCTGGAGTGCGACAACTTCGAGACGTCCAGCGTTCCCATGCGGATCCCGGAGAACCGCATCAGAAGCACGCGTTCTGTGGAGAACCTGCCCGACTGCGGCCTGATGCTGGAGCAGCGAGCCGGGAGCCTCTCTGTCGTCCCCAACTACGACAACGACGACGAAGCCTGGTCTGTGGACGACATCGGAGAGCTGCAGGTGGAG ctcCCAGACGGCCACACCAACAGCTGCGACAACATCAGCCAGTTCTCGGTGGACAGCATCACCAGCCTGGACAGCAAGGAGCCCGTCTTCATCGCTGCTGGAGACATCAG GCGCCGCCTGTCGGAGCAGCTGGCTCAGGCCCCCACCACCTTCAGACGGGACCCGGAGGACCCGTCGGCCGTGGCGCTGAAGGAGCCCTGGGAGGAGAAGGTCAG GAGGATCAGGGAAGGCTCTCCTTACGGTCACCTCCCAAACTGGAGGCTGCTGTCGGTCATCGTCAAGTGTGGAGATGACCTGAGGCAGGAGCTGCTGGCCTTCCAGGTGCTGCAGCAGCTCAAG TCCATCTGGGAGCAGGAGCGCGTGCCGCTCTGGATCAAGCCCTATAAGATCCTGGTTCTGTCTGCGGACAGCGGCATGATCGAGCCGGTGGTGAACGCCGTGTCCATCCACCAGGTGAAGAAGCAAAGCCAGCTGTCTCTGCTCGACTACTTCCTGCAGGAACACGGCGCTCAGACCACCGAGGAGTTCCTCACCGCCCAGAGGAACTTTGTCCAGAGCTGCGCCGGCTACAGTCTCATCTGCTACCTGCTGCAGGTCAAAGACAG GCACAACGGGAACATCCTGCTGGACGCCGAAGGACACATCATCCACATCGACTTCGGCTTCATCCTGTCCAGCTCTCCCAGGAACCTCGGCTTCGAGACGTCCGCCTTCAAGCTCACCGCCGAGTTTGTGGAT GTGATGGGGGGTCCAGATGGAGACATGTTTAACTACTACAAGATGCTGATGCTGCAGGGTCTGATCGCAGCCAGGAAGCACATGGACCGAGTGCTGCACATAGTGGAGATCATGCAGCAAG GCTCCCAGCTGCCCTGCTTCCACGGCTCCAGCACCATGCGAGGCCTGAAGGAGCGTTTCCACATGAGTCTCACAgaggagcagctgcagctgctggtagATCAGCTGGTGGACGGATCGATGCGGTCCCTCACCACCAAACTGTACGACGGCTTCCAGTATCTCACCAACGGCATCATGTGA